A stretch of the Meles meles chromosome 19, mMelMel3.1 paternal haplotype, whole genome shotgun sequence genome encodes the following:
- the LOC123930639 gene encoding zinc finger protein 599-like, with the protein MRSKKFPIGEMVLLAGWNRDSVREAEGVCGGSAEPLGPSTASHLSRHPVSAQGPAEAADERMDPAQASVTFKDVVVTFTWEEWELLDLPQRTLYWKWIHTRVKPYKCKRCGKAFLKKADLTGHYSIHIKKKLYECIKCEKAFSRRSHLTEHQRVHTGEKPYVCIECRKAFSRRSHLTEHQRIHRGEKPYACSECGKAFARHSDFIRHNRTHTGEKPFECKECGKAFCNSFSVTRHMRCHSGEKLYECSECGKTYSYSSTLTTHKKIHSGGKSYKCKRCGKAFDQKAGLSQHQRTHT; encoded by the exons ATGCGGAGTAAGAAATTCCCCATTGGTGAGATGGTGCTGCTCGCTGGCTGGAATAGGGATTCAGTCCGCGA ggctgagGGTGTGTGCGGCGGCTCAGCGGAGCCCTTGGGACCCTCCACGGCCTCCCACCTATCGCGGCATCCGGTCAGCGCACAGGGTCCCGCGGAGGCGGCAGATGAGCGGATGGACCCGGCACAG GCATCAGTGACCTTCAAAGATGTGGTTGTCACCTTCACCTGGGAGGAATGGGAATTATTGGACCTACCCCAGAGGACACTGTACTGGAAG TGGATTCACACTAGAGTAAAACCCTATAAATGCAAAAGGTGTGGGAAGGCCTTTCTCAAGAAGGCAGATCTCACTGGACACTACAGCATTCACATTAAGAAGAAGCTCTATGAGTGCATCAAGTGTGAGAAGGCCTTCAGCCGCAGGTCACACCTCACAGAACACCAGCGGGTtcacactggggagaagccctATGTGTGCATCGAATGCCGGAAGGCGTTCAGCCGCAGGTCACACCTCACGGAGCACCAGCGGATTCACCGTGGAGAGAAGCCTTATGCATGCAGTGAATGTGGAAAGGCCTTTGCCCGCCACTCTGATTTTATACGGCATAATAGAACCCACACTGGAGAAAAACCCTTTGAGTGcaaagaatgtgggaaagccttttgTAACAGCTTTTCTGTAACTCGACACATGAGATGTCATTCTGGGGAGAAGCTCTATGAGTGCAGTGAGTGTGGAAAGACCTACAGCTACAGCTCAACCCTCACTACTCATAAAAAGATTCACAGTGGAGGAAAATCCTACAAGTGTAAGAGATGTGGGAAGGCCTTTGACCAGAAGGCAGGCCTCAGTCAACATCAGAGAACTCATACCTAG